CGAGCTGTTTTCCGCTAACGGACTGGATGCCGAGTCGACTGGCGGTTACCGCTCCCAGCACGGTGGTTGGGTAGGAGCTCGTTGCCGCGTCGAGAAATCGACCTTTTGCTATCGAGCCACCGAGGGTATCGAGCAGATTGATTGAGACGGCCTGGACAGTTATTCCTCCGGTTTGGCTAGCAGGGATGTAGTCCGTGCGATACACCGAAGCACCATCGACCGAACTGACTACGCTCGTCGCTTCAACGGGATCGATGCGTGCGATCATGCCCGCGGCATCGACTGGAAGTTCGCCGCTTCCCCTCCCAAAACCACCTCCCGCCTGGACTGTAAGCAGATTTGTCCCGAGCCGATCGAGCTGGGCGAGAAGGTCTGACTTTGAGGATTCTGATAGGCCAAGAACCGCGACCAAAGAGGCGATCCCAATGGCGATGCCGAGCGTTGAGAGTGCAGCCCTCAACTTGCGGGTGCGAAGCCCTACCGTCGCGATCCGCCAGATGTCGCGGGGGTGTAGGCGAGATGGCACAAGTTCAGAAGTGGCCACACACTCTCGCGAGTCCAGAGGGTCGTTTTGCAAACCGTTCACGCCGAATCCCCGGCTCGATCTCCGATTGGATCCTCGATGACGCCGTCTCTCATCGCAATTGTCCGAGGGATCCGGTCCGAGATCTCGCGATTGTGGGTGATGACAATGATTGTTGCGCCGTCCTCGTTTAACCCCTCAAGCAGTTCCATGATCTCGGCGCTTGTCTTACTGTCGAGATTTCCGGTTGGCTCGTCGGCCAAAATGATCGATGGTGATCCGACGATCGCTCTGGCGACCGCAACACGCTGGCCTTCACCTCCAGAGAGCTTGCCGGCGAGATGTCGAAGTCGATGACTAAGGCCTACTCGATCCAACGCCACGGCCGCGAGGTGCCGCCGGTGAGCGAGGTCCGTGCCGGTGTAGAGCAGGCCGTCGGCGACGTTGTCTAGTGCCGTGTATCCGCTCAGCAGGAAGAACTGCTGAAATACGAATCCGATGTGCCGCGATCGGAGTGACGACAGTTCTCGATCGGAAAGCTTGTTCACGTGATGGCCAGCAACGATCACCCCGCCGCTGGTTGGTCGATCAAGCGTCCCCATTATGTGGAGCAG
This portion of the Acidobacteriota bacterium genome encodes:
- a CDS encoding ABC transporter ATP-binding protein; its protein translation is MTEPVLELDAVVKEYPGTPPVLALRGISFAIARGELVAVVGPSGSGKSTLLHIMGTLDRPTSGGVIVAGHHVNKLSDRELSSLRSRHIGFVFQQFFLLSGYTALDNVADGLLYTGTDLAHRRHLAAVALDRVGLSHRLRHLAGKLSGGEGQRVAVARAIVGSPSIILADEPTGNLDSKTSAEIMELLEGLNEDGATIIVITHNREISDRIPRTIAMRDGVIEDPIGDRAGDSA